One window of the Burkholderia ubonensis subsp. mesacidophila genome contains the following:
- a CDS encoding TonB-dependent receptor yields the protein MPAQFKTRPRALVSALYCSVFLTPLLATAQTAPAASGAQQTPADAATLPTIAVQSSALSDMQVKRSPSYKFTAPLRDTPRSVTVIPEQLIKEKNVTTFADALRSVPGITFLGGDAAANPSADRPVIRGFESRNSIFVDGMRDSGLQNRETFAVEQISVVKGPDSVYAGRGSVGGSIDIVTKTPKNDDFINSSIGFGTDGYKRATIDANRKLNDTTAVRLNVMGHDANQAGRNNVYNKRWGVAPSIVFGLNTPTTVTISYYHMNSYDMPDFSVPFRASGGTPVPTDRGQFFGLNTRDYRYGQTDTGEIRVEHRIDDNWKLKNTTMFGRSTLDFVATNPQILASNPNMLGLQAKSGKYATNGFANQTEITGRTSLFGMQHTLTAGVEFSQEQNRYEGYLVTDAAGNNIRSGGPCSVAGNCTPLAGGWNPNMPWNGGIVLNGDKGFPGATTNTRTTTASAYVFDTVKLSERWLFNAGLRFDRYDTTAQQAGVAGLSNTSNLFSYQFGLVFKPVQTVSLYASYGTSSNPPGANGGLGGGTDQITAANRDLSPERSRNIEIGAKWDVLHEQLSLTSALFQTEKTNARVSDGLGHTINAGKQRVRGVELGFAGNLTPKWHLFGGYTYMNAVTTDAGPGSPGASGLPMVMVPKHNFTLWTSYDVMPKLTLGAGATVMSKTYASVSPTVRKWTPGYARFDAAATWRVNKTMDVQLNVQNLFDKKYYASAYPIYATWAPGRSAMVTLNFYQ from the coding sequence ATGCCTGCCCAGTTCAAGACGCGGCCGCGAGCCCTCGTGTCCGCGCTGTATTGCTCCGTTTTCCTGACGCCCCTCCTCGCCACCGCGCAAACTGCGCCCGCCGCCTCCGGCGCGCAACAGACGCCCGCAGACGCCGCCACGCTGCCGACGATCGCGGTGCAGTCGTCCGCGCTGTCGGACATGCAGGTGAAGCGCTCGCCGTCCTACAAGTTCACCGCGCCGCTGCGCGACACGCCGCGCTCGGTCACGGTGATCCCCGAGCAGCTGATCAAGGAGAAGAACGTGACGACGTTCGCCGACGCGCTGCGCTCGGTGCCCGGCATCACGTTCCTCGGCGGCGACGCGGCCGCGAACCCGTCGGCCGACCGCCCGGTGATTCGCGGCTTCGAATCGCGCAACTCGATCTTCGTCGACGGGATGCGCGACTCGGGGCTGCAGAACCGCGAAACCTTCGCGGTCGAGCAGATCAGCGTGGTCAAGGGTCCGGATTCCGTCTACGCGGGCCGCGGCTCGGTCGGCGGCAGCATCGACATCGTCACGAAGACGCCGAAGAACGACGATTTCATCAACAGCAGCATCGGCTTCGGCACCGACGGCTACAAGCGCGCGACGATCGACGCGAACCGCAAGCTCAACGACACGACCGCGGTGCGCCTGAACGTGATGGGCCACGACGCGAACCAGGCCGGCCGCAACAACGTGTACAACAAGCGCTGGGGCGTCGCGCCGTCGATCGTGTTCGGGCTGAACACGCCGACCACGGTCACGATCAGCTACTACCACATGAACTCGTACGACATGCCGGACTTCAGCGTGCCGTTCCGCGCTTCGGGCGGCACGCCGGTGCCGACCGATCGCGGCCAGTTCTTCGGGCTGAACACGCGCGACTACCGCTACGGGCAGACCGACACCGGCGAAATCCGCGTCGAGCATCGCATCGACGACAACTGGAAGCTGAAGAACACGACGATGTTCGGGCGCTCGACGCTCGACTTCGTCGCGACCAATCCGCAGATCCTCGCGTCGAATCCGAACATGCTCGGCCTGCAGGCGAAGAGCGGCAAGTACGCGACCAACGGCTTCGCGAACCAGACCGAAATCACCGGCCGCACGAGCCTGTTCGGCATGCAGCACACGCTGACGGCCGGCGTCGAGTTCAGCCAGGAACAGAACCGCTACGAGGGCTATCTCGTCACCGACGCGGCCGGCAACAACATCCGCTCGGGCGGCCCGTGCTCGGTCGCCGGCAACTGCACGCCGCTCGCGGGCGGCTGGAACCCGAACATGCCGTGGAACGGTGGCATCGTGCTGAACGGCGACAAGGGCTTCCCTGGCGCGACGACGAACACGCGCACGACCACCGCGTCCGCGTACGTGTTCGACACCGTGAAGCTGTCCGAGCGCTGGCTGTTCAACGCCGGCCTGCGCTTCGACCGCTACGACACCACCGCGCAGCAGGCCGGCGTCGCCGGCCTGTCGAACACGTCGAACCTGTTCAGCTATCAGTTCGGCCTCGTGTTCAAGCCGGTGCAGACCGTGAGCCTGTATGCGTCGTACGGCACGTCGTCGAACCCGCCGGGCGCGAACGGCGGCCTCGGCGGCGGCACCGACCAGATCACCGCGGCCAACCGCGACCTGTCGCCGGAGCGCTCGCGCAACATCGAGATCGGCGCGAAGTGGGACGTGCTCCACGAGCAGCTGTCGCTGACGTCCGCGCTGTTCCAGACCGAGAAGACCAACGCGCGCGTGAGCGACGGGCTCGGCCACACGATCAATGCCGGCAAGCAGCGCGTGCGCGGCGTCGAGCTCGGCTTCGCGGGTAACCTGACGCCCAAGTGGCATCTGTTCGGCGGCTACACGTACATGAACGCGGTCACGACCGATGCGGGCCCCGGCAGCCCCGGCGCGTCGGGCCTGCCGATGGTGATGGTGCCGAAGCACAACTTCACGCTGTGGACGAGCTACGACGTGATGCCGAAGCTGACGCTTGGCGCGGGCGCGACGGTGATGAGCAAGACCTACGCGTCGGTGTCGCCGACCGTCAGGAAGTGGACGCCCGGCTACGCGCGCTTCGACGCTGCCGCAACGTGGCGCGTGAACAAGACGATGGACGTCCAGCTGAACGTGCAGAACCTGTTCGACAAGAAGTACTACGCGAGCGCCTACCCGATCTACGCAACGTGGGCCCCGGGACGCTCGGCGATGGTGACGCTGAACTTCTATCAGTGA
- a CDS encoding asparaginase, whose translation METNGAAVVTYRGNAIENTHAAHVAVVDAHGRLLYRLGDPFRMTLARSAAKPAQALSVLETGGPDRFGFDEADLALMCASHSSEDRHIERTRAMLAKVQAQESDLRCGGHEPISDVVFRSWIKRDYSPTGVCSNCSGKHVGMLAGAQAIGAAIADYHLPDHPMQVRVKRVVAEACGLREDEVEWAIDGCNLPTPAFPLDRLARIYAGLAHGADAVEAGNAEHDARIGALARLHHAMTRHPEMVAGDGRYCTVLMRAFDGSVVGKLGADACYGLGVRASDQTRRLGADGALGISVKIEDGNIDVLYMLVSELLERLRIGTAAQRAQLAAFHRPPMRNTQGVDIGRAAFPFELQAA comes from the coding sequence ATGGAAACGAACGGCGCAGCGGTAGTCACGTACCGCGGAAACGCGATCGAGAACACGCATGCGGCACACGTCGCGGTGGTGGACGCGCACGGCAGGCTGCTTTACCGGCTGGGCGACCCGTTCCGGATGACGCTCGCGCGCTCGGCGGCCAAGCCGGCGCAGGCGTTGTCGGTGCTCGAGACGGGGGGCCCCGACCGGTTCGGCTTCGACGAAGCGGACCTCGCGCTGATGTGCGCGTCGCACAGCAGCGAGGACCGGCATATCGAGCGAACCCGCGCGATGCTGGCCAAGGTGCAGGCGCAGGAATCCGACCTGCGGTGCGGCGGGCATGAGCCAATTTCCGACGTGGTGTTTCGTTCATGGATCAAGCGCGACTACAGCCCGACCGGGGTGTGCAGCAATTGCTCGGGGAAGCATGTCGGCATGCTGGCCGGCGCGCAGGCGATCGGGGCCGCGATCGCGGACTACCATCTTCCGGACCATCCGATGCAGGTGCGGGTGAAGCGCGTCGTCGCCGAAGCGTGCGGGCTGCGCGAGGATGAAGTCGAGTGGGCGATCGACGGCTGCAACCTGCCCACGCCGGCGTTTCCGCTCGATCGCCTTGCCCGCATCTACGCAGGCCTCGCGCATGGCGCGGACGCCGTGGAAGCCGGCAATGCGGAGCACGACGCGCGCATCGGCGCGCTCGCGCGGCTTCATCACGCGATGACGCGCCATCCCGAGATGGTCGCCGGCGACGGCCGGTATTGCACCGTGCTGATGCGGGCGTTCGACGGCAGCGTGGTCGGCAAGCTCGGCGCGGATGCGTGCTACGGGCTCGGCGTGCGCGCGTCCGACCAGACGCGGCGGCTCGGCGCCGACGGGGCGCTCGGCATCTCGGTCAAGATCGAGGACGGCAACATCGACGTGCTGTACATGCTCGTCAGCGAACTCCTGGAGCGGCTGCGGATCGGCACGGCGGCGCAGCGCGCGCAACTGGCGGCGTTCCATCGTCCGCCGATGCGGAACACGCAGGGTGTCGACATCGGTCGCGCGGCGTTCCCGTTCGAACTGCAAGCGGCCTGA
- a CDS encoding LysR family transcriptional regulator — protein sequence MKKGPREAGVDHLGAMRAFVRVVETGSFSAVAKEMHVSTSTVARKVSAIEEALGVPLLHRSTHSVTLTEAGSIYHERAVTLIADLDDTLRVVAELNARPSGPLKLTAPVAFGRRHLAPLVAPFLARYPTIQLDVRLTDNHNDLVAGGFDLDIHEGENYLDNLVVQRLSRNDSILCASPDYLDRCGRPVEPPELARHNCLRYVHPEGDPRWELVDGDARHSILPAGNLVSDHSELLLDATRAGLGIAEFEIWLVRDLLASGQLEVVLPRYRLQNKLTGDFIYMAYLANRRSSAKLRVLREFLAERLAHIGELSDAEMRKIRDGRR from the coding sequence ATGAAGAAGGGGCCGAGAGAGGCTGGCGTCGATCATCTCGGCGCGATGCGCGCATTCGTGCGGGTGGTCGAAACAGGGAGTTTTTCGGCGGTCGCGAAAGAGATGCATGTGTCGACCTCCACCGTCGCGCGCAAGGTGTCGGCGATCGAAGAGGCGCTCGGCGTCCCGCTGCTGCACCGCTCCACGCACAGCGTGACGCTGACGGAGGCCGGCAGCATCTACCACGAACGGGCCGTCACGCTGATCGCGGATCTCGACGACACGCTGCGCGTCGTCGCCGAGCTGAATGCGCGGCCCAGCGGCCCGCTCAAGCTCACGGCGCCGGTCGCGTTCGGCCGGCGCCATCTCGCGCCGCTGGTCGCCCCGTTTCTCGCGCGCTACCCGACGATCCAGCTCGACGTCCGGCTGACCGACAATCACAACGACCTGGTCGCCGGCGGCTTCGACCTCGACATCCACGAGGGCGAGAACTACCTCGACAACCTGGTCGTGCAGCGGCTGTCGCGCAACGACAGCATCCTGTGCGCGTCGCCCGACTATCTCGATCGCTGCGGACGCCCGGTCGAGCCGCCCGAACTGGCGCGCCACAATTGCCTGCGCTACGTTCACCCCGAAGGCGACCCGCGCTGGGAGCTGGTCGACGGCGACGCGCGGCACAGCATCCTGCCGGCCGGGAACCTGGTCTCGGATCACTCGGAACTGCTGCTCGACGCCACCCGTGCCGGGCTCGGCATCGCGGAGTTCGAGATCTGGCTGGTGCGGGATCTGCTGGCGAGCGGCCAGCTCGAGGTCGTCCTGCCCCGCTATCGGCTGCAGAACAAGCTGACCGGCGACTTCATCTACATGGCGTATCTGGCGAACCGGCGCAGCTCGGCGAAGTTGCGGGTGCTGCGGGAATTCCTGGCGGAACGGCTCGCCCATATCGGCGAGCTTTCCGACGCGGAGATGCGGAAGATCCGGGACGGACGGCGCTGA
- the aspA gene encoding aspartate ammonia-lyase produces the protein MAGIDFRVETDLLGKRNIPADAYYGVHTLRAKENFDISGRSIASFPYLIIALAAVKEAAADANCELGLLPQAYRDAIAAACVEIREGHLHDQFVVDIIQGGAGTSTNMNANEVICNRALEIMGHARGEYEYLHPNEHVNLAQSTNDVYPTALRIATCFAIEHLLEAMVHLRDAFDERAEAFAGLLKLGRTQLQDAVPMTLGQEFSTYAVMLTEDIARLQEASALIREINLGATAIGTGITAHPDYAGKALAALRRITGVDLSTAPNLIEATQDCGAFVQISGVLKRIAVKLSKTCNDLRLLSSGPRAGFGEINLPPMQAGSSIMPGKVNPVIPEVVNQVAFEVFGNDLTVTFAAEAGQLQLNAFEPVIASALFRSFGHLTAACMTLADKCVKGITANPERLRDTMERSVALATALNPYLGYKRATSVAAEAHASGKTIREVVLDRQLMTEAQLDEALRPDALIQPRVY, from the coding sequence ATGGCAGGCATCGACTTCCGCGTCGAAACCGATCTTTTAGGTAAACGAAATATTCCGGCGGACGCCTACTACGGCGTCCATACGCTCCGCGCGAAAGAGAACTTCGACATTTCCGGCCGCAGCATCGCGTCGTTCCCTTACCTGATCATCGCGCTGGCGGCCGTGAAGGAAGCGGCGGCCGACGCCAACTGCGAGCTCGGGCTGCTGCCGCAGGCGTACCGCGACGCGATCGCCGCGGCGTGCGTCGAGATCCGCGAAGGCCATCTGCACGACCAGTTCGTCGTCGACATCATCCAGGGCGGCGCGGGCACGTCGACCAACATGAATGCGAACGAGGTGATCTGCAACCGGGCGCTGGAAATCATGGGGCACGCGCGCGGCGAGTATGAGTATCTGCATCCGAACGAGCACGTCAATCTCGCGCAGAGCACGAACGACGTCTATCCGACCGCGCTGCGGATCGCGACGTGCTTCGCGATCGAGCATCTGCTCGAGGCGATGGTGCACCTGCGCGACGCGTTCGACGAAAGGGCCGAGGCATTCGCCGGTCTCCTGAAGCTCGGCCGCACGCAATTGCAGGACGCCGTGCCGATGACGCTCGGCCAGGAGTTCTCCACGTACGCGGTGATGCTGACGGAGGACATCGCGCGCCTGCAGGAGGCGAGTGCGCTGATTCGCGAGATCAATCTCGGCGCGACGGCGATCGGCACCGGAATCACCGCGCATCCGGACTATGCGGGCAAGGCGCTCGCGGCGCTGCGGCGCATCACCGGCGTCGACCTGAGCACCGCGCCGAACCTCATCGAGGCGACGCAGGATTGCGGCGCGTTCGTGCAGATTTCCGGCGTGCTCAAGCGGATCGCGGTCAAGCTGTCGAAGACCTGCAACGACCTGCGGCTGCTGTCGAGCGGGCCGCGCGCCGGGTTCGGCGAAATCAATCTGCCGCCGATGCAGGCCGGCTCGTCGATCATGCCCGGCAAGGTGAACCCGGTCATTCCGGAGGTCGTCAACCAGGTGGCGTTCGAAGTGTTCGGCAACGACCTGACGGTGACCTTCGCCGCCGAAGCCGGCCAGCTCCAGCTCAACGCATTCGAGCCGGTGATCGCGAGCGCGCTGTTCCGCAGCTTCGGCCACCTGACGGCAGCCTGCATGACGCTCGCCGACAAGTGCGTGAAGGGCATCACCGCGAACCCCGAGCGGCTGCGCGACACGATGGAGCGCTCGGTGGCGCTCGCAACCGCGCTCAATCCGTACCTCGGCTACAAGCGCGCGACGTCCGTGGCCGCCGAGGCGCACGCGAGCGGCAAGACGATCCGGGAAGTCGTGCTCGACCGCCAGCTGATGACCGAGGCGCAGCTCGACGAGGCACTGCGGCCCGACGCGCTGATCCAGCCGCGCGTCTACTGA
- a CDS encoding amino acid permease — translation MKHASERPADTAGGAASRHADRDALFASHEAGYAKQLKPRHVQMIAMGGAIGTGLFLGAGGRLQHAGPALAVVYLVCGIFAFLIMRALGELVMHRPTSGSFVSYAREFMGERASFVAGWMYYLNWATTGIVDITAVAIYMKYWAVFSDVPQWVFALGALAIVSTVNMIGVKMFGEMEFWFSIVKVGALGVFLLVGSLFLASGRPVDGHLPGLHLIADSGGIFPHGLLPAVLIVQGVVFAYASIELVGVAAGETADARTVLPKAINSVMWRIALFYVGSVVLLVTLLPWTAYSAHESPFVTFFGKLGVPYVGTVMNVVVLTAAMSSLNSGLYSMGRVLRAMAMGGSAPRFVSRMSARGVPYGGILFTVAINAIGVPLNYIVPAQAFEIVLNMASLGIIATWGFIVMCQILFRRKVRRGELSNVPFRMPGAPFTSWLTLAFLLAVLVLMAFDYPGGTWTVAMIPVVALALTVGWHLAKRGSAREAAALHRSVVDRANQA, via the coding sequence ATGAAACACGCCAGCGAGCGCCCGGCCGACACGGCCGGCGGCGCCGCGTCCCGTCATGCCGACCGGGATGCGCTGTTCGCATCGCACGAAGCCGGCTATGCGAAGCAACTGAAGCCCAGACACGTGCAGATGATCGCGATGGGCGGCGCGATCGGGACCGGGCTGTTCCTCGGCGCCGGCGGCCGCCTGCAGCATGCGGGGCCCGCGCTGGCGGTCGTCTATCTCGTCTGCGGAATCTTTGCATTCCTGATCATGCGCGCGCTCGGCGAGCTCGTGATGCATCGCCCGACCAGCGGCAGCTTCGTGTCCTACGCGCGGGAATTCATGGGCGAGCGGGCGTCGTTCGTCGCGGGCTGGATGTACTACCTGAACTGGGCGACCACCGGCATCGTCGACATCACGGCGGTCGCGATCTACATGAAGTACTGGGCGGTGTTCTCGGACGTGCCGCAATGGGTGTTCGCGCTCGGCGCGCTCGCGATCGTGTCGACGGTGAACATGATCGGCGTGAAGATGTTCGGCGAGATGGAGTTCTGGTTCTCGATCGTCAAGGTCGGCGCGCTGGGCGTGTTCCTGCTGGTCGGGAGCCTGTTCCTGGCCAGCGGCCGGCCGGTAGACGGACACCTGCCGGGCCTCCATCTGATCGCCGACAGCGGCGGGATCTTTCCGCACGGGCTCCTGCCGGCGGTGCTGATCGTGCAGGGCGTCGTGTTCGCGTACGCGAGCATCGAGCTCGTCGGGGTCGCGGCGGGCGAGACCGCCGATGCGCGCACGGTGCTGCCGAAGGCGATCAACAGCGTGATGTGGCGCATCGCGCTGTTCTACGTGGGCTCGGTCGTGCTGCTGGTCACGCTGTTGCCGTGGACTGCCTACAGCGCGCACGAAAGCCCGTTCGTGACCTTCTTCGGCAAGCTCGGGGTGCCTTACGTCGGCACCGTGATGAACGTCGTGGTGCTTACGGCCGCGATGTCGAGCCTGAACTCCGGGCTCTATTCGATGGGGCGCGTGCTGCGCGCGATGGCGATGGGCGGGTCCGCGCCGCGGTTCGTATCCAGGATGAGCGCGCGCGGCGTGCCCTACGGCGGCATCCTGTTCACGGTCGCGATCAACGCGATCGGCGTGCCGCTGAACTACATCGTGCCGGCGCAGGCGTTCGAGATCGTGCTGAACATGGCGTCGCTCGGCATCATCGCGACGTGGGGCTTCATCGTGATGTGCCAGATCCTGTTCCGGCGCAAGGTCCGGCGCGGCGAACTGAGCAACGTCCCGTTCCGGATGCCCGGCGCGCCGTTCACGTCCTGGCTCACGCTGGCGTTCCTGCTCGCGGTGCTGGTCCTGATGGCGTTCGACTATCCGGGCGGCACCTGGACCGTCGCGATGATTCCGGTCGTCGCGCTCGCGCTGACGGTCGGCTGGCATCTGGCGAAGCGCGGTTCGGCGCGCGAGGCGGCGGCGCTGCATCGATCCGTCGTCGATCGGGCGAATCAGGCCTGA
- a CDS encoding ATP-binding protein, translating to MTIRHRITLLVVLTFLALSAIGAYAVYQTRKSASEVRQVTQGIVPSALASADVVSDVKNIQIATMTLIYAPDANTAAQARDELKAKEAALRAALDVQAKSAASHAQEGLVAQAKDSATNYFAAIDDTVKMKTDGKAEMAQAYLFANVAQYRDELEGIVETLRVEKNRQKDDAISALNGMLATTATAIAGVAGTVIVLLTALGFVLYRQITRPLSRMQTMMSEIATSQDFTRRVPVGRMDEIGHSIVAFNGMIEKIQENAAQLKQKTADIQAMLQNMQQGILTVVDGGVVHAEYSAYLETIFESKDIAGRDLMALVFDASNLGSDARSQVEAAVHACLGEDSMNFEFNEHLLVNEVAKRMPDGREKWLDLSWSAITDETDTIVRLMLCVRDVTELRELTAQAGEQQRRLEMIGEILSISQDKFHQFVNSAKGFLSENERMIRQHERADHSIVAALFRNMHTIKGNARTYSLQHLTNIVHEAEQAYDTLRRADAGPEWNRDALMDDLARVRDAVEHYATINEVTLGRSGEPAQRASEHYLMVERAHISESLRVLDGVDPANAADWRAVRDAVRRMLSLLGTESVGDALGGVLESLPSLATELGKASPVVRIHSNGYRLRSEIGGTLKNVFMHLLRNAVDHGIESSDERRAAAKPAAGTIDIAVDVDSGMLQFTLSDDGRGLALDRIRGIARERGWFDADSERTLGDEAVAELIFRPGFSTAREVTEVSGRGVGMDAVRSFLKREGGDIALRFADDRRGAAYRAFRTIVSLPAAFAVEGAGAGAGGAMADHARAGLADANATE from the coding sequence ATGACCATTCGTCATCGCATCACGTTGCTTGTCGTCCTGACCTTTCTCGCGTTGTCGGCGATCGGCGCCTATGCCGTCTACCAGACGCGCAAGAGCGCGTCCGAAGTCCGGCAGGTGACGCAGGGCATCGTGCCGAGCGCGCTCGCGTCCGCGGACGTCGTGTCCGACGTGAAGAACATCCAGATCGCGACGATGACGCTGATCTACGCGCCGGACGCCAACACCGCCGCGCAGGCGCGCGACGAGCTGAAGGCGAAGGAGGCCGCGCTGCGCGCGGCGCTCGACGTGCAGGCGAAGTCGGCCGCGAGTCATGCGCAGGAAGGCCTCGTCGCGCAGGCGAAGGACAGCGCGACCAACTATTTCGCGGCGATCGACGACACCGTGAAGATGAAGACCGACGGCAAGGCCGAGATGGCGCAGGCCTACCTGTTCGCGAACGTCGCGCAGTATCGCGACGAGCTCGAAGGCATCGTCGAGACGCTGCGCGTCGAGAAGAACCGCCAGAAGGACGACGCGATCAGCGCGCTGAACGGGATGCTGGCGACCACGGCCACCGCGATCGCGGGCGTGGCCGGCACGGTGATCGTGCTGCTGACCGCGCTCGGCTTCGTGCTGTATCGCCAGATCACGCGCCCGCTCAGCCGGATGCAGACGATGATGAGCGAGATCGCGACGAGCCAGGATTTCACGCGCCGCGTGCCGGTCGGCCGGATGGACGAGATCGGCCACTCGATCGTCGCGTTCAACGGGATGATCGAGAAGATCCAGGAGAACGCCGCGCAGCTCAAGCAGAAGACCGCCGACATCCAGGCGATGCTGCAGAACATGCAGCAGGGCATCCTGACCGTCGTCGACGGCGGCGTCGTGCATGCCGAATACTCGGCCTACCTCGAGACGATCTTCGAGTCGAAGGACATCGCGGGCCGCGACCTGATGGCGCTCGTGTTCGACGCTTCGAACCTCGGCTCGGACGCGCGCTCGCAGGTCGAGGCGGCCGTGCATGCGTGCCTCGGCGAGGACAGCATGAACTTCGAGTTCAACGAGCACCTGCTCGTCAACGAGGTCGCGAAGCGGATGCCGGACGGCCGCGAGAAGTGGCTCGACCTGAGCTGGTCGGCGATCACCGACGAGACCGACACGATCGTGCGCCTGATGCTGTGCGTGCGCGACGTGACCGAGCTGCGCGAGCTGACCGCGCAGGCCGGCGAGCAGCAGCGCCGCCTGGAGATGATCGGCGAGATCCTGTCGATCAGCCAGGACAAGTTCCACCAGTTCGTGAACAGCGCGAAGGGCTTTCTCAGCGAGAACGAACGGATGATTCGCCAGCACGAGCGCGCGGACCACTCGATCGTCGCGGCGCTGTTCCGCAACATGCATACGATCAAGGGCAACGCGCGCACGTACAGCCTGCAGCACCTGACCAACATCGTGCACGAGGCGGAGCAGGCCTACGACACGCTGCGCCGCGCGGACGCGGGCCCCGAGTGGAACCGCGATGCGCTGATGGACGATCTCGCGCGGGTGCGCGATGCGGTCGAGCACTACGCGACGATCAACGAAGTGACGCTCGGCCGCAGCGGCGAGCCGGCGCAGCGCGCGAGCGAGCACTACCTGATGGTCGAGCGCGCGCATATCAGCGAGAGCCTGCGCGTGCTCGACGGCGTCGATCCGGCGAACGCCGCCGACTGGCGCGCCGTGCGCGATGCGGTGCGCCGCATGCTGAGCCTGCTCGGCACCGAGAGCGTCGGCGACGCGCTCGGCGGCGTGCTGGAGTCGCTGCCGTCGCTGGCGACGGAACTCGGCAAGGCGTCGCCCGTCGTGCGGATCCACAGCAACGGCTATCGCCTGCGCAGCGAGATCGGCGGCACGCTGAAGAACGTGTTCATGCACCTGCTGCGCAACGCGGTCGACCACGGCATCGAGTCGTCCGACGAGCGTCGCGCTGCGGCCAAGCCGGCGGCCGGCACGATCGACATCGCGGTCGACGTCGATAGCGGGATGCTGCAGTTCACGCTGAGCGACGACGGCCGCGGCCTCGCGCTCGACCGGATTCGCGGCATCGCGCGCGAGCGCGGCTGGTTCGATGCGGACAGCGAGCGCACGCTCGGCGATGAAGCGGTGGCCGAGCTGATTTTCCGGCCGGGGTTCTCGACGGCGCGCGAAGTGACCGAGGTGTCGGGGCGCGGCGTCGGCATGGACGCGGTGCGCAGCTTCCTGAAGCGCGAGGGCGGCGATATCGCGCTGCGCTTCGCCGACGACCGGCGCGGGGCCGCCTATCGCGCGTTCCGCACGATCGTGTCGCTGCCGGCCGCGTTCGCGGTGGAGGGCGCCGGCGCGGGTGCCGGTGGTGCGATGGCGGACCACGCGCGCGCCGGTCTCGCGGACGCCAACGCGACGGAGTGA
- a CDS encoding methyl-accepting chemotaxis protein — translation MIVQALTHIGAGLAGAIVAAIIAAVVFRVHRARLVARLAADANALRNALAQAEARADEAAQAHAAQADAWAQKEAELADALARQTADADAQRDARQAVSAERDALSQHAVKIAHEAARLRGLAGTFERWHEQMISLTAQNQDMRAKNLELSAIVAHVSIVSLNASIEAARAGTAGRGFSIVASEVRGLAARSQELSNSYRDSLNRNDLVTAATFQDIQAGGKMITAALASVETLAGQLHARLEGAAA, via the coding sequence GTGATCGTGCAGGCATTGACGCATATCGGCGCCGGGCTGGCGGGCGCCATCGTCGCCGCGATCATCGCGGCGGTCGTGTTCCGTGTGCATCGCGCGCGGCTCGTCGCGCGGCTGGCCGCCGACGCGAACGCGTTGCGGAACGCGCTCGCGCAAGCCGAGGCGCGCGCCGACGAGGCTGCGCAAGCGCACGCGGCGCAGGCCGACGCATGGGCGCAGAAGGAAGCCGAACTGGCCGACGCGCTCGCGCGGCAGACGGCCGACGCGGACGCGCAGCGCGACGCGCGGCAGGCGGTGTCGGCGGAGCGGGACGCGCTGTCGCAACACGCGGTGAAGATCGCGCACGAGGCCGCGCGCCTGCGCGGGCTCGCCGGCACGTTCGAGCGCTGGCACGAGCAGATGATCTCGCTGACCGCGCAGAACCAGGACATGCGCGCGAAGAACCTGGAGCTGTCCGCGATCGTCGCGCACGTGTCGATCGTGTCGCTGAACGCGTCGATCGAGGCGGCGCGCGCCGGCACGGCCGGCCGCGGGTTCTCGATCGTCGCGAGCGAGGTGCGCGGGCTCGCCGCGCGCTCGCAGGAGCTGTCGAACAGCTATCGCGACAGCCTGAACCGCAACGACCTCGTGACCGCGGCGACGTTCCAGGACATCCAAGCGGGCGGCAAGATGATCACCGCCGCGCTCGCGAGCGTCGAGACGCTTGCGGGGCAACTGCATGCGCGGCTGGAAGGAGCGGCGGCGTGA